The Mesoterricola silvestris sequence TGCTCGATAGGCTGTTCGACTGGTAGGCCAACGGGTTGTCCGGCAGGTTGCCCCGTGGACGGCGCCGCGGGTTGACCCGCCTGTGGGGCCACCGCTTGCGCCGCGGGCTGCGCCGTGGGTCGCCCAACGGGCTGCGCCGTGGGTTGCCCATCGGGTTGCCCCGTCGGCTGGGCTGCCGGTTGGGGCGAGGAGGCTGCCGTGGCGGGTGCCGCAGGGGCTGCCGAGGGCGGGGCCGACCCTTGTCCGGCTGTCTGTCCCAGGCCCGGCTCCGGGGGGGAACCGGCGGGGGACCCAGGCGCCGGTGTGGCCGTCGGGAGGGTTGGCGGTGGGGTGGTCTGGGCGGTGGATGCGGGGCCGGGGCGGGGCCGGGGGCCGGGGCGGGGGCCGGGGGGGTCGGGGCCGCCGGGCCGGCCTGGGCGGGGGCCTGACCCGCCGGCGTGGCGGGCGGCTCCGCGGGCGGGGCGCCGCCCAGGAGGCGGAAGAGCTGCACCAGGGGCTCCAGCCCGGGGGCGGGCTCGGGCTGGGTGAGGCGGGCCTGGAGGAGCTGGGCCTCCCCCTGGAGGAGGGGGGCCAGGATGGCGGGGGGGGCGGGGGGCTGGGCCTGGAGGGTCTGGAGGCGGAGGGTTCCGCCGTCGGAGGCGGCCACCCGCACCAGGAGCCGGGTTCCGTCGGGGAAGGGGAAATCGCCCTGGGCGGTGAGGGTCTGGCCGGAGGGCAGCGTGAACTGGAGGCCGGCGCTGGTTCTGCCCTGGAACAGCAGGTTCACGTCCTGGCCCAGGAGGGCGTTGAGGACCGCCTGGGGGGCCGCGGGGAGTTCGGGCAGGGGCTGGGAGGCCTGGACGGCGTTCAGGAAGGCGGTGACGGCGCTCTGGACGGGGTCCATGGCCCGGCTCCTCAGATCTGGAAGTGCCTGCGCAGGATCCCGGCCATGTCCTGCAGGGGGGCCACCTGGTCCACGCAGCCCTTCTCGAAGGCCGCCCGGGGCATGCCGTAGACCACGCAGGACTCCTCGGCCTCGGCCAGGGTGTGGGCGCCCTTGGCCTTGAGGGACACCATGCCCCGGGCCCCGTCGCTGCCCATTCCCGTGAGGATCATGGCGAACACCTGGCGGGTGCAGGTGTCGGCGATGCTCTGGAAGAGCACGTCCACGCTGGGGCGGTGGAGGCTGGAGGCGGGCTCGGCGCTCAGCTCGATGGTGCCCCCCAGGCCCCGCTGGCGGTAGAGCATGTGGTGGCCGCCGGGGGCGATGTACACCACCCCGGGGCGCGCGGTCTCGCCGTGCTCGGCCTCCTTGACCTCCACCTGGCAGAGGCCGTTGAGGCGCTCGGCGAAGGCCCGGGTGAAGGTGCCGGGCATGTGCTGGACGATGAGGCAGGGGACGGGAAGGGTCCGGGGGATGCCGGGCAGCAGGTCCTGGAGGGCCTTGGGGCCGCCGGTGGAGCACCCGATGGTCAGCAGTTCGGCCATGGGGCCGGTGATGCCCCCCACCCTGCCCAGGTGGGCCGGAGGGGCGGCGGGCGCGGCGGGGGCGGGCGCGAGGCCGGGGCGCGG is a genomic window containing:
- a CDS encoding protein-glutamate methylesterase/protein-glutamine glutaminase codes for the protein MDPIRVLIVDDSPFMRKALERMLQAPDIAVVGSARDGLDALEKIPQLNPDIVTLDVEMPRLDGLGCLKRIMAEMPRAVLMVSSLTQEGAAATLDALALGALDFIPKESSLASSSILQIQQDLQEKVRKLARSPRFQKARPPVPAPPRPGLAPAPAAPAAPPAHLGRVGGITGPMAELLTIGCSTGGPKALQDLLPGIPRTLPVPCLIVQHMPGTFTRAFAERLNGLCQVEVKEAEHGETARPGVVYIAPGGHHMLYRQRGLGGTIELSAEPASSLHRPSVDVLFQSIADTCTRQVFAMILTGMGSDGARGMVSLKAKGAHTLAEAEESCVVYGMPRAAFEKGCVDQVAPLQDMAGILRRHFQI